ACTTTCTTGCACCTAATGCAGCATAATCAGCAATCCAATATTCGGGAATGCCCATTTCTTCATAATCCCTAAGTTTATTGTAGTAATCGTCGCGCCAATTAGTTGATACAACCTCAACCACCAAAGGAACTGATGCAGCTTGGCTGACTGTTGACTGCTTTTGAAAAAGTGGTTCGTTGCTGAGGTTGTCAAGGTTTAATAACAATATATCGGGCAAATAAGCAGATTCAGCAGTAGGAGTTTTGACGAATGCGGTTTTGGGAATTCCATAGGGTAAATTAAGACGATCAAATTCCACAGTTAATTTACGCGACAAAAACGCAATAACTTTTTCATGCTCTCCCGTTGGGGGTGGCATTTCAACAATTACTCCCTTGTGCAATTCATAGCGTTTACCATCATTGGGATACCATTCGATAAATTCATTGAAGATGAGTAATTTGGATAAGGCTTGGGTCATAATCTTACCTCCAAATATGTGGCGTTCTTAGCGTTTTTATTGAACCAGCGCTGTAGGCAGATTTCCTGTCCGAAATTAAGAGCGGAAAGCCCCTACTCTACTCTACCCTGGGGGAACCATCTTCCAGGGAACGAGAACACCTCAGCTGAATCACAAGGCTGACGCTCCTACGTCGCTAACGCCAACGCGTCTAGGTTTTTTAATATTAAGTGTATCTTCATGGAGAATTGGTATTACACGCTTGGTGGACGCGCGAGTGCAAGGCGTTTGCAAAGCCTAGAGTAGACCATTAGCAAGCAACTGACCTGACTGAATAATGACCTCATGAATATCGCATATATACTTAAAAAACTATTTATATAAGTATAATTTTCAAAAGTTATTTCCTAGTATATCACCGTATCAATGTTGAACTTTCAAGATTTTTAGTTACTTATGCGGATGCTCCTTTCTTAAAAAAAATGGTATCTTTTTATGCCAAGGGGACTTAGATAAAAATCAGGGGAAGGAGTTAGAACTTTGATGATTGCAAACGATTTATATCAATTTGTTTCTTATTGTAAAAAAATTCAACCTCAAACTCAGGAAGATATTAAACAATTTTTTGAAGGAGTTTTGCTTTTTCCTTATGATAATGAACTCCTATTACAAGCTTATTTATTTTTGAATATTAAATCCTTGTTTCCTTCATGCCATGAATTGCTGTTATTTGAAAAGTCCCCAATTGCTGATTATACAGATTTAGGTAAGTGTGATTTTGTCTACCTGACATCTAAAGGCAATCTATTTTTAATAGAAACTAAATTTATTGATACAGTAGCAAAAGGAGCAACAGAAAGAAAAAGAAGAAATAAGCATAGAAATAAAGTATTTGAGCAAGTTATTACTTTAAAAAGTAGATTTAGTGAATATTGGGATATTAGGCTTGAACAATTAGAATGTGGTGTTTTCACAACCGACGCAGAAGTTGATTGGCGAGGAAATGGTGTTAATGTCGTCACTAAATCAATATCCATAGACCATCTTGAAAAATGGCGTAAAAATTATCGAAAAAATCACTATACTTGACAAATTACACATCTCTATCAAATTACATGTCAGGAGCAAGTTTGAATAACACAAACAAAAACGCCCCCCGTTTCCGGAGGGCGTTTTTTATTGTGCTAAAACTTCAGATTAGCCGTTGATTGCAGGAGCAGTCAAAGCAACAGGAGCAACTTCACCAGCAGCCAAGTCTAAGGGGAAGTTGTGAGCGTTACGCTCGTGCATTACTTCCATACCTAGGTTAGCGCGGTTGATGATGTCAGCCCAGGTGTTGATGACGCGACCTTGGGAGTCAATCACTGATTGGTTGAAGTTGAAACCGTTCAAGTTGAACGCCATTGTGCTGATAC
Above is a window of Nostoc sp. UHCC 0702 DNA encoding:
- a CDS encoding Uma2 family endonuclease gives rise to the protein MTQALSKLLIFNEFIEWYPNDGKRYELHKGVIVEMPPPTGEHEKVIAFLSRKLTVEFDRLNLPYGIPKTAFVKTPTAESAYLPDILLLNLDNLSNEPLFQKQSTVSQAASVPLVVEVVSTNWRDDYYNKLRDYEEMGIPEYWIADYAALGARKFIGNPKQPTIFVCELVDGEYQMTSFQGNTAILSPTFPQLNLTAQQIFNATN